The following are from one region of the Centroberyx gerrardi isolate f3 chromosome 16, fCenGer3.hap1.cur.20231027, whole genome shotgun sequence genome:
- the LOC139930654 gene encoding uncharacterized protein LOC139930654: MLGEGFLRVLRYREERRLVSATKTHRTQTQSHRMDPFNGVPPGSNSGPHTLSTAPGPNKEELGPTQSQGLSVVSQTVVGVSIPGCSPVVTLDPDLSVGLDSCSLLQHYPDLRLGQETGELGDPPSPLRGSIPGYGSSAQPPLSGAPCHSVRINHHQQQQGELGSSVPDQGYLVMGASVTTSLDLPGSGLEPMSNSVLNGLLEKQLEEVYLQHLTDSLARCNSHLGNSLLHGLVPPPQPSSQRQGPDSLEAGLEDGPAGEGGKKISYLSTQNLAPCSSNFSSPVLRISETESAHLQ, encoded by the exons ATGCTGGGCGAAGGGTTTCTCAGAGTGCTGCGgtacagggaggagagaaggctCGTCTCTGCTACCAagacacacagaacacagacacaaagtcaCCGTATGGATCCTTTCAACGGAGTTCCCCCTGGCTCAAACTCAGgcccacacacactttcaacagCACCAG GTCCAAACAAGGAAGAGCTAGGCCCCACCCAAAGCCAGGGACTGAGTGTAGTGTCTCAGACTGTTGTTGGTGTCTCAATCCCTGGCTGTTCACCAGTCGTCACCCTGGACCCTGACCTGTCAGTTGGCCTAGACTCCTGTAGTCTCCTGCAACATTATCCAGACCTACGGCTGGGGCAGGAGACGGGGGAGCTGGGTGACCCACCCAGCCCACTGAGAGGCAGCATTCCTGGGTACGGTTCTTCAGCTCAGCCCCCTCTCTCTGGAGCTCCCTGTCATTCAGTACGCATTaaccaccaccagcagcagcaagggGAGCTGGGGTCTTCAGTACCTGACCAGGGTTATCTGGTTATGGGGGCCAGTGTAACCACCAGCCTGGATCTGCCTGGGTCAGGACTGGAGCCTATGTCTAACTCTGTGCTGAACGGGCTTTTGGAGAAGCAGCTGGAAGAAGTGTACCTCCAGCATCTGACGGACAGCCTGGCCCGATGCAACTCCCATCTGGGGAACAGCCTCCTGCACGGCCTGGTGCCTCCGCCGCAGCCAAGCAGCCAGCGGCAGGGACCAGACTCACTGGAGGCTGGGCTGGAAGACGGGCCAGCAGGGGAAGGTGGCAAGAAGATTAGTTATCTGAGTACACAGAATTTAGCTCCCTGCTCATCCAACTTTAGCTCCCCCGTGCTACGGATTTCAGAGACTGAGAGTGCTCAtctgcagtga